One genomic region from Ochotona princeps isolate mOchPri1 chromosome 5, mOchPri1.hap1, whole genome shotgun sequence encodes:
- the STK36 gene encoding serine/threonine-protein kinase 36 isoform X4 — protein sequence MEKYHVLEMIGEGSFGRVYKGRKKYSTQVVALKFIPKLGRSEKELKNLQREIEIMRGLRHPNIVHLLDSFETDKEVVVVTDYAEGELFQILEDDGKLPEDQVQAIAAQLVSALYYLHSHRILHRDMKPQNILLAKGGGVKLCDFGFARAMSTNTMVLTSIKGTPLYMSPELVEERPYDHTADLWSVGCILYELAVGTPPFYTTSIFQLVSLILKDPVRWPSTISPCLKNFLQGLLTKDPRQRLSWPDLLHHPFIAGRVTKLQVLKEEQAHRLAPKGGHSRILRQAYKRMAEEAKQKKHQNTGPAPVPEDRISQGAPDPAPLPKLRGPPQEVSLLAGILASEKNSWAEWGPGEAPTVQCNENQSSSVGEPGLAELKPAVSQHNINNINSKDATNSGNEEPDSDEEWQHLLETLEPVPIQLKAPLTLLCNPDFCQHIQSQLHEAGGQILKGSPEGASHILPALRVLSCLLSSCRESAPLYSFCREAGLPGLLLSLLKHSQETNSIQKQPWYGAFLRDLMAVIQAYFACTFNLDRSQTGDSLQVFQEAASVFLDLLGKLLAQPDDSEQSLRRDSLMCFTTLCEAMDGNSQAISKAFYSSLLSTQRVVLDGLLHGFTVPQLPFHSPPGAPQVSQPLRDQSEDLPGAVFSALAAICTAPVGLPSCWEAKEQVSWHVATQLIEDSSKLRPSLISGLQHPVLCLSLLKVLYACCHVSERLCHLLGQEPLALESLLLLVQGKVNAVDQEESTEVALYLLALLVFQLQDLPCGMEKLGSEVTPVFTRSHVVSLVSAAACLLGQLCQHGMAFELQPVEWIAAATHALSAPAEVRLTPPGGCGFYDGLIILLLQLLTQQGKASPIRDVASSEMWTILWHRFSMALRLPEEVPTLEEELLLSVPPSPEPDWTLISPQGMAALLSLAIATFTQEPQLCLSHLAQRGSLLMSTLKHLLSPSFLYHLGQAPHGPEFLPVVVLSVCQLFCFPFALDVDASLLVGILADLRDSEVAAHLLQVCCQHLPLSQAELPISLLTRLALTDLTSLNQFVNAVAACPRTVPSFLSAALLSDQALLSSDLLSLLAHTARVQSPSHPSFIQELLAGSEESYRPLRSLLGHPENLVRARTYRLLGHLLQHSMALRGAVQSQAGLLNLLLLGLGDQDPAVRRDASFAVGNAAYQAGPLGPALAAAVPSLTQLLGDPQASIRRNAASALGNLGPEGLGEELLQYQAPQRLLETACGDPQASVKEAALIALRSLRQEPSIHQVLVSLGASEKLALLSLGNQLLPHGSPRPTSARHCRKLIHLLRPTHST from the exons ATGGAGAAGTACCACGTGCTGGAGATGATTGGAGAAGGCTCTTTTGGGAGAGTGTACAAGGGTCGGAAAAAATATAGTACTCAG GTTGTGGCCCTGAAGTTCATCCCCAAATTGGGCCGCTCAGAGAAGGAGCTGAAGAACCTGCAACGAGAGATTGAAATTATGCGCGGCCTGCGGCATCCCAACATTGTGCACCTGCTCGACAGCTTTGAGACAGACAAAGAG gtggtggtggtgacagaCTATGCCGAGGGAGAGCTCTTTCAGATCCTGGAAGATGACGGAAAGCTTCCTGAAGACCAG GTCCAGGCCATTGCTGCCCAGTTGGTGTCAGCCCTGTACTATCTGCACTCCCACCGCATTCTGCACCGCGACATGAAGCCTCAGAACATCCTCTTGGCCAAGGGGGGTGGCGTCAAGCTCTGTGACTTTGG TTTTGCCCGAGCCATGAGCACCAACACGATGGTGCTGACATCCATCAAAGGCACACCACTCTACATGTCCCCGGAGCTGGTGGAGGAGCGACCGTATGACCACACAGCCGACCTGTGGTCCGTGGGATGCATCCTGTATGAGCTGGCTGTGGGCACTCCTCCTTTCTATACCACAAGTATCTTTCAGCTGGTCAGCCTCATTCTCAAGGACCCTGTGCGCTGGCCCTCCACAATCAGTCCATGCCTCAAG aacttcctccagggGCTCCTCACCAAGGACCCCCGGCAGCGTCTGTCCTGGCCAGACCTGCTGCATCACCCCTTCATTGCTGGACGCGTCACCA AACTCCAAGTCCTAAAGGAAGAACAGGCCCATCGGCTAGCCCCCAAGGGTGGTCATTCCCGGATCTTGCGCCAAGCCTATAAGCGCATGGCTGAGGAGGCCAAGCAGAAG AAACACCAAAACACAGGACCTGCTCCAGTGCCGGAGGACAGGATCAGTCAGGGAGCACCTGACCCAGCTCCTCTGCCCAAACTCAGGGGACCTCCTCAGGAAGTGAGCCTCTTGGCTGgtatcctggcttcagaaaagAACAGCTGGGCTGAGTGGGGTCCCGGAGAAGCCCCCACTGTGCAGTG CAATGAAAACCAGAGCAGCTCAGTTGGCGAACCAGGATTGGCAGAGTTGAAGCCGGCAGTGAGccagcataacatcaacaacatcaacagcaaggATGCCACGAACTCGGGAAATGAG GAGCCAGACAGCGACGAAGAgtggcagcacctgctggagaCTCTGGAGCCTGTGCCCATTCAGCTGAAAGCCCCGCTCACCTTGCTGTGCAATCCTGACTTCTGTCAGCACATCCAGAGCCAGCTGCATGAGGCTGGAGGGCAG ATCCTGAAGGGCAGCCCAGAGGGGGCTTCCCACATCCTCCCTGCACTGCGGGtcctcagctgtctcctgtccaGCTGCCGTGAGTCTGCTCCCTTGTACTCTTTCTGCCGGGaggctgggctgcctgggctgctgctcaGCCTGCTCAAACACAGCCAGGAGACCAACAGCATCCAGAAG CAACCCTGGTATGGGGCCTTCTTACGGGACCTGATGGCTGTGATCCAGGCCTACTTTGCCTGTACCTTCAATCTGGACCGAAGCCAGACAGGTGACAG CCTACAGGTGTTTCAGGAGGCTGCCAGCGTCTTTCTGGACCTGCTGGGGAAGCTATTAGCTCAACCAGATGATTCTGAGCAGAGCTTGCGGAGGGACAGCCTCATG TGCTTTACCACGCTTTGTGAAGCCATGGATGGGAACAGCCAGGCCATCTCCAAAGCCTTTTACTCCAGCCTGCTGAGCACACAGCGAGTGGTGTTGGATGGGCTGCTTCATGGCTTCACAGTGCCGCAGCTCCCCTTCCACAGCCCCCCAG GGGCGCCGCAGGTAAGCCAGCCGCTGCGGGATCAGAGTGAGGACCTGCCCGGAGCCGTCTTCTCTGCCCTGGCGGCCATCTGTACTGCTCCCGTGGGACTGCCCAGCTGCTGGGAAGCCAAGGAGCAG GTCTCTTGGCATGTGGCAACCCAGCTGATTGAAGACAGCAGCAAACTGAGGCCGTCCCTCATCTCTGGCCTGCAGCACCCAGTCCTATGCCTGTCCCTTCTCAAG GTCCTCTACGCCTGCTGCCATGTCAGCGAGCGCTTGTGCCATCTCCTCGGGCAGGAGCCTCTGGCCTTGGAGTCGCTGTTGCTGTTAGTCCAGGGCAAG GTAAACGCAGTGGATCAGGAAGAGTCAACCGAAGTTGCACTCTACCTCCTTGCGCTTCTTGTCTTTCAGCTTCAAGACCTGCCCTGTGG AATGGAGAAGCTGGGCAGTGAGGTCACGCCTGTCTTCACCCGTTCACATGTCGTCTCTCTTGTG aGTGCCGCAGCCTGCCTGCTGGGACAGCTTTGTCAGCATGGTATGGCGTTTGAACTCCAGCCCGTGGAGTGGATCGCTGCAGCCACGCACGCCCTGTCTGCCCCTGCAGAG GTGCGGCTGACCCCCCCAGGAGGCTGTGGATTCTATGATGGCCTCATCATCCTCCTATTGCAGCTTCTCACTCAG CAGGGGAAGGCTAGCCCGATCAGGGATGTGGCTAGCTCCGAGATGTGGACTATCTTATGGCACCGCTTCTCCATGGCCCTGAGACTGCCTGAGGAAGTACCCACTCTGGAAGAGGAGCTGTTGCTGTCCGTTCCACCAAGCCCAGAGCCAGACTGGACACTAATCTCTCCCCAAG GCATGGCAGCCTTGCTGAGTTTGGCTATAGCCACCTTCACCCAGGAGCCCCAGTTATGCCTGAGTCACCTGGCCCAGCGGGGGAGCCTTCTCATGTCTACTCTGAAGCACCTGCTTTCCCCCAGCTTCCTGTATCACCTGGGCCAGGC GCCTCACGGGCCTGAGTTTCTCCCTGTCGTGGTGCTCTCTGTCTGccagctcttctgcttccccTTCGCCCTGGATGTGGACGCCAGCCTCCTTGTAGGTATCTTGGCTGACCTCAGAGACTCCGAAGTTGCAGCCCACCTGCTGCAG GTCTGTTGTCAACATCTTCCGCTGTCACAAGCTGAGCTTCCCATCAGCCTCCTCACGCGCCTGGCTCTCACAGACCTCACCTCTCTTAACCAATTTGTGAACGCAGTGGCTGCCTGTCCTAGAACTGTCCCTTCGTTCCTGTCTGCGGCCCTCCTAAGCGACCAGGCACTGCTAAGCTCCGACCTTCTGTCCCTGCTGGCCCATACAGCCCGGGTGCAGTCTCCCAGCCACCCGTCCTTcatccaggagctcctggctggctcTGAGGAATCCTATCGGCCCCTGCGTAGCCTTCTGGGCCACCCAGAGAACCTGGTGCGGGCCCGCACCTATAGGCTCCTGGGACATTTGCTGCAACACAGCATGGCCCTGCGGGGGGCGGTACAGAGCCAGGCAGGACTGCTCAACCTCCTGCTGCTGGGACTCGGAGACCAGGACCCAGCTGTGCGGCGTGATGCCAGCTTCGCAGTGGGCAATGCAGCCTACCAGGCTGGTCCCCTGGGAcctgccctggcagctgcagTGCCCAGTCTGACACAGCTGCTTGGAGACCCTCAGGCTAGTATCCGACGCAATGCGGCATCAGCCCTGGGCAACCTGGGACCTGAGGGACTTGGGGAGGAGCTGTTACAGTACCAAGCCCCACAGCGGCTCCTGGAGACTGCGTGtggagacccccaggcaagcGTGAAAGAGGCCGCCCTCATTGCTCTCCGGAGCCTCCGCCAGGAACCCTCCATCCACCAG GTGCTGGTGTCCCTGGGTGCTAGTGAGAAATTAGCCTTGCTGTCTCTGGGGAATCAGCTACTGCCACATGGCAGTCCCAGGCCTACCTCTGCCAGGCACTGCAGGAAACTCATTCACCTCCTGAGGCCCACGCACAGCACGTGA
- the STK36 gene encoding serine/threonine-protein kinase 36 isoform X3, translated as MEKYHVLEMIGEGSFGRVYKGRKKYSTQVVALKFIPKLGRSEKELKNLQREIEIMRGLRHPNIVHLLDSFETDKEVVVVTDYAEGELFQILEDDGKLPEDQVQAIAAQLVSALYYLHSHRILHRDMKPQNILLAKGGGVKLCDFGFARAMSTNTMVLTSIKGTPLYMSPELVEERPYDHTADLWSVGCILYELAVGTPPFYTTSIFQLVSLILKDPVRWPSTISPCLKNFLQGLLTKDPRQRLSWPDLLHHPFIAGRVTIVTEPASIDLGTPFTSRLPPELQVLKEEQAHRLAPKGGHSRILRQAYKRMAEEAKQKKHQNTGPAPVPEDRISQGAPDPAPLPKLRGPPQEVSLLAGILASEKNSWAEWGPGEAPTVQCNENQSSSVGEPGLAELKPAVSQHNINNINSKDATNSGNEEPDSDEEWQHLLETLEPVPIQLKAPLTLLCNPDFCQHIQSQLHEAGGQILKGSPEGASHILPALRVLSCLLSSCRESAPLYSFCREAGLPGLLLSLLKHSQETNSIQKQPWYGAFLRDLMAVIQAYFACTFNLDRSQTGDSLQVFQEAASVFLDLLGKLLAQPDDSEQSLRRDSLMCFTTLCEAMDGNSQAISKAFYSSLLSTQRVVLDGLLHGFTVPQLPFHSPPGAPQVSQPLRDQSEDLPGAVFSALAAICTAPVGLPSCWEAKEQVSWHVATQLIEDSSKLRPSLISGLQHPVLCLSLLKVLYACCHVSERLCHLLGQEPLALESLLLLVQGKVNAVDQEESTEVALYLLALLVFQLQDLPCGMEKLGSEVTPVFTRSHVVSLVSAAACLLGQLCQHGMAFELQPVEWIAAATHALSAPAEVRLTPPGGCGFYDGLIILLLQLLTQQGKASPIRDVASSEMWTILWHRFSMALRLPEEVPTLEEELLLSVPPSPEPDWTLISPQGMAALLSLAIATFTQEPQLCLSHLAQRGSLLMSTLKHLLSPSFLYHLGQAPHGPEFLPVVVLSVCQLFCFPFALDVDASLLVGILADLRDSEVAAHLLQVCCQHLPLSQAELPISLLTRLALTDLTSLNQFVNAVAACPRTVPSFLSAALLSDQALLSSDLLSLLAHTARVQSPSHPSFIQELLAGSEESYRPLRSLLGHPENLVRARTYRLLGHLLQHSMALRGAVQSQAGLLNLLLLGLGDQDPAVRRDASFAVGNAAYQAGPLGPALAAAVPSLTQLLGDPQASIRRNAASALGNLGPEGLGEELLQYQAPQRLLETACGDPQASVKEAALIALRSLRQEPSIHQGTGSQGFRPSLTAFPGHKQGAEWEVKQLGYVPAPV; from the exons ATGGAGAAGTACCACGTGCTGGAGATGATTGGAGAAGGCTCTTTTGGGAGAGTGTACAAGGGTCGGAAAAAATATAGTACTCAG GTTGTGGCCCTGAAGTTCATCCCCAAATTGGGCCGCTCAGAGAAGGAGCTGAAGAACCTGCAACGAGAGATTGAAATTATGCGCGGCCTGCGGCATCCCAACATTGTGCACCTGCTCGACAGCTTTGAGACAGACAAAGAG gtggtggtggtgacagaCTATGCCGAGGGAGAGCTCTTTCAGATCCTGGAAGATGACGGAAAGCTTCCTGAAGACCAG GTCCAGGCCATTGCTGCCCAGTTGGTGTCAGCCCTGTACTATCTGCACTCCCACCGCATTCTGCACCGCGACATGAAGCCTCAGAACATCCTCTTGGCCAAGGGGGGTGGCGTCAAGCTCTGTGACTTTGG TTTTGCCCGAGCCATGAGCACCAACACGATGGTGCTGACATCCATCAAAGGCACACCACTCTACATGTCCCCGGAGCTGGTGGAGGAGCGACCGTATGACCACACAGCCGACCTGTGGTCCGTGGGATGCATCCTGTATGAGCTGGCTGTGGGCACTCCTCCTTTCTATACCACAAGTATCTTTCAGCTGGTCAGCCTCATTCTCAAGGACCCTGTGCGCTGGCCCTCCACAATCAGTCCATGCCTCAAG aacttcctccagggGCTCCTCACCAAGGACCCCCGGCAGCGTCTGTCCTGGCCAGACCTGCTGCATCACCCCTTCATTGCTGGACGCGTCACCA TAGTAACTGAACCAGCAAGCATAGATTTGGGTACCCCATTCACCAGTCGCCTGCCCCCAGAACTCCAAGTCCTAAAGGAAGAACAGGCCCATCGGCTAGCCCCCAAGGGTGGTCATTCCCGGATCTTGCGCCAAGCCTATAAGCGCATGGCTGAGGAGGCCAAGCAGAAG AAACACCAAAACACAGGACCTGCTCCAGTGCCGGAGGACAGGATCAGTCAGGGAGCACCTGACCCAGCTCCTCTGCCCAAACTCAGGGGACCTCCTCAGGAAGTGAGCCTCTTGGCTGgtatcctggcttcagaaaagAACAGCTGGGCTGAGTGGGGTCCCGGAGAAGCCCCCACTGTGCAGTG CAATGAAAACCAGAGCAGCTCAGTTGGCGAACCAGGATTGGCAGAGTTGAAGCCGGCAGTGAGccagcataacatcaacaacatcaacagcaaggATGCCACGAACTCGGGAAATGAG GAGCCAGACAGCGACGAAGAgtggcagcacctgctggagaCTCTGGAGCCTGTGCCCATTCAGCTGAAAGCCCCGCTCACCTTGCTGTGCAATCCTGACTTCTGTCAGCACATCCAGAGCCAGCTGCATGAGGCTGGAGGGCAG ATCCTGAAGGGCAGCCCAGAGGGGGCTTCCCACATCCTCCCTGCACTGCGGGtcctcagctgtctcctgtccaGCTGCCGTGAGTCTGCTCCCTTGTACTCTTTCTGCCGGGaggctgggctgcctgggctgctgctcaGCCTGCTCAAACACAGCCAGGAGACCAACAGCATCCAGAAG CAACCCTGGTATGGGGCCTTCTTACGGGACCTGATGGCTGTGATCCAGGCCTACTTTGCCTGTACCTTCAATCTGGACCGAAGCCAGACAGGTGACAG CCTACAGGTGTTTCAGGAGGCTGCCAGCGTCTTTCTGGACCTGCTGGGGAAGCTATTAGCTCAACCAGATGATTCTGAGCAGAGCTTGCGGAGGGACAGCCTCATG TGCTTTACCACGCTTTGTGAAGCCATGGATGGGAACAGCCAGGCCATCTCCAAAGCCTTTTACTCCAGCCTGCTGAGCACACAGCGAGTGGTGTTGGATGGGCTGCTTCATGGCTTCACAGTGCCGCAGCTCCCCTTCCACAGCCCCCCAG GGGCGCCGCAGGTAAGCCAGCCGCTGCGGGATCAGAGTGAGGACCTGCCCGGAGCCGTCTTCTCTGCCCTGGCGGCCATCTGTACTGCTCCCGTGGGACTGCCCAGCTGCTGGGAAGCCAAGGAGCAG GTCTCTTGGCATGTGGCAACCCAGCTGATTGAAGACAGCAGCAAACTGAGGCCGTCCCTCATCTCTGGCCTGCAGCACCCAGTCCTATGCCTGTCCCTTCTCAAG GTCCTCTACGCCTGCTGCCATGTCAGCGAGCGCTTGTGCCATCTCCTCGGGCAGGAGCCTCTGGCCTTGGAGTCGCTGTTGCTGTTAGTCCAGGGCAAG GTAAACGCAGTGGATCAGGAAGAGTCAACCGAAGTTGCACTCTACCTCCTTGCGCTTCTTGTCTTTCAGCTTCAAGACCTGCCCTGTGG AATGGAGAAGCTGGGCAGTGAGGTCACGCCTGTCTTCACCCGTTCACATGTCGTCTCTCTTGTG aGTGCCGCAGCCTGCCTGCTGGGACAGCTTTGTCAGCATGGTATGGCGTTTGAACTCCAGCCCGTGGAGTGGATCGCTGCAGCCACGCACGCCCTGTCTGCCCCTGCAGAG GTGCGGCTGACCCCCCCAGGAGGCTGTGGATTCTATGATGGCCTCATCATCCTCCTATTGCAGCTTCTCACTCAG CAGGGGAAGGCTAGCCCGATCAGGGATGTGGCTAGCTCCGAGATGTGGACTATCTTATGGCACCGCTTCTCCATGGCCCTGAGACTGCCTGAGGAAGTACCCACTCTGGAAGAGGAGCTGTTGCTGTCCGTTCCACCAAGCCCAGAGCCAGACTGGACACTAATCTCTCCCCAAG GCATGGCAGCCTTGCTGAGTTTGGCTATAGCCACCTTCACCCAGGAGCCCCAGTTATGCCTGAGTCACCTGGCCCAGCGGGGGAGCCTTCTCATGTCTACTCTGAAGCACCTGCTTTCCCCCAGCTTCCTGTATCACCTGGGCCAGGC GCCTCACGGGCCTGAGTTTCTCCCTGTCGTGGTGCTCTCTGTCTGccagctcttctgcttccccTTCGCCCTGGATGTGGACGCCAGCCTCCTTGTAGGTATCTTGGCTGACCTCAGAGACTCCGAAGTTGCAGCCCACCTGCTGCAG GTCTGTTGTCAACATCTTCCGCTGTCACAAGCTGAGCTTCCCATCAGCCTCCTCACGCGCCTGGCTCTCACAGACCTCACCTCTCTTAACCAATTTGTGAACGCAGTGGCTGCCTGTCCTAGAACTGTCCCTTCGTTCCTGTCTGCGGCCCTCCTAAGCGACCAGGCACTGCTAAGCTCCGACCTTCTGTCCCTGCTGGCCCATACAGCCCGGGTGCAGTCTCCCAGCCACCCGTCCTTcatccaggagctcctggctggctcTGAGGAATCCTATCGGCCCCTGCGTAGCCTTCTGGGCCACCCAGAGAACCTGGTGCGGGCCCGCACCTATAGGCTCCTGGGACATTTGCTGCAACACAGCATGGCCCTGCGGGGGGCGGTACAGAGCCAGGCAGGACTGCTCAACCTCCTGCTGCTGGGACTCGGAGACCAGGACCCAGCTGTGCGGCGTGATGCCAGCTTCGCAGTGGGCAATGCAGCCTACCAGGCTGGTCCCCTGGGAcctgccctggcagctgcagTGCCCAGTCTGACACAGCTGCTTGGAGACCCTCAGGCTAGTATCCGACGCAATGCGGCATCAGCCCTGGGCAACCTGGGACCTGAGGGACTTGGGGAGGAGCTGTTACAGTACCAAGCCCCACAGCGGCTCCTGGAGACTGCGTGtggagacccccaggcaagcGTGAAAGAGGCCGCCCTCATTGCTCTCCGGAGCCTCCGCCAGGAACCCTCCATCCACCAG ggcacaggatcccaaggcttcaggccgtccttgactgctttcccaggccacaagcaaggagcagaatgggaagtgaagcagctgggatatgtacCAGCACCCGTATAA